The following DNA comes from Nitrosarchaeum sp..
TAAAAAAAATACTTCCAATAGCATTAAGATTTGTAGATCCAAACTTACGTTTTTCTGCAAGAGCAATGCTTTCTCAATTTATTGAAACTATTCATGAAGAGATGGATTATACGATAGAATCAACAAATCTCAAAAAAATCAAGCAAGACATGAAGAAAAGTAACATAGCGATTCCCTCGGTGTATGATGATTATTCCTCAAAAAATGTACTTACTATGGAATACCTTCCTGGTATCAAAATTACCAATATAGAAGCACTTGATGAGAAGGGAATTGATAGGCACAAACTAGTCATTGATGTTCATAAGGTCTTTTTTACCATGCTTTTACGTCATTCTTTATTTCATGCAGATCCTCATCCAGGAAACATTTCAGTAACTGACGATGGAAAACTGATTCTTTATGATTATGGAATGGTTGGGAGATTAGACAATGATACTAGATTAAGACTAATTCGACTTTATCTTGCCCTAGTTGAAAAAGATCCACCTCGAACAGTTAATGCGATGGCGGACCTCGGAATGCTAACTCCTGATTTTAACCGTTCAGTAATAGAAAAAGGAATAGAATTGGCAGTTCGCGCAATGCATGGAAAAAAGCCTGATGAAATGGAAGTACAAAGTTTGATGGAACTTGCAAACAAAACAATGAGTAAATTTCCATTTGTTCTTCCAAAAAATTTGGCGCTATACATGAGAATGGCGTCTATCATTGAAGGAATTTACAAAACACACAAAGTCGATTTTAAATTTGTCAAAGTACTGAGAGAAATTTTACAAGAAGAACATTTAATCAAAGATGCATACATCGAAGAACTCAAATATTCATTTCAAAGATTTGCAAAATCAATTGATGCCACTATCTCAATTGCACCAGAACTTAAGAAATTCATTGATGAAAATAGATCAATCCAACTAAATACAAAACCTAAATCCAATGTTTTGCTTTCTGGAAGTATACTTTCATCTGCAATATTTGTTGGTTCTGCGGTTTTGTATACTACAAATGAATCTCTAGGAATTACTGGAATAATTGGTTCTTTGATAATAATGAGTATTTTTACAATATTTAGAAAACGATAATTACTCGATGTGAATATCTTCACCGTGTTTTTTAACTAAAATTGTAATTGTTAACACGCCGTTATCATATTTTGCGGAACTTACTCCGTTTTCTCCTCTAAGTTCAATCGGCAATCTGATTTTTTTATCTATGACATTTGGTCTTTGATTGCAGATAATGTTATGATTTTTTTCTTCAGAAATTTCTTTTGATGCGTTTATGGAGAGAATGTTTCCATCCAATGATAATTTTATGTCTTTTTTTGTAAACCCCGGCATGTCAACGATTAATGTCAATTTGTCATTATCAAGATACATATCTACAGGAGGTAGAACAAATTCGTAAAACTCTCTAGATTTATTCCCTATTTCTTTGATCATTTCTTTTGCCATTGATTTAACTAGTCCCATTTTGAGATATGTGCTTAATTTTTAGTTATAAACCTTGATAGATTTTTAATCAATTAATTTCTCTGATTTTGTAACTTATGATAATTGTTATTGAGGGTGGAGATCAGGCAGGAAAGAAAACTCAAACTGCATTATTGACAAAAGCATTAAAGCAAAGAAAAATCAAAACTACTACCTTTAGTTTTCCTGATTATAAGACTCCTGTAGGAAAAGAAATCTCCCAATATCTTGCTGGAAAGAGAAAGTTTCCACCACAGGTAATTCATTGTCTTTTAGCTGCAAACAGATGGGAAAAATTAAATGAAATTTTAGAAGCACAATCAAAAAATTCTATTGTGATAATGAATCGGTATTATCACTCAAATCTAATCTATGGTTTAGCAAATGGAATGAAAAGCAAATGGCTAAAAAATCTAGATAATGGTCTCCCAAAGTCTGATCTTGTAATTTTACTTGATGTAACTCAAAGAGAATCATTTCGTAGAAAAAAAACTAACAGAGACAAATTTGAAAAAAATGAAGAATTTCTAAGAAAGATATCAAAAATTTATAGAACTATCGCAAAGAAGGAACACTGGAAAATTATTGATGCATCTAAATCAAAACAAGAAGTCCATGAAAATATTTTAAAAGCAATTTCACAGAAAATAGGCTTATGAAAAAAAATTATTCAGACATAGTTGATCCAATACATGATTTCATTCGTGTATATGATCATGAATTAAAAATAATTGATAATCCAATCTTTCAAAGATTAAGACGAATACGTCAACTTTCTGGTGCTCATTTAACATATCCAGCGGCACAACATACTAGATTTGAACATTCTTTGGGTGTAATGCATATTGCAAGTCAAGCTGGTAAGGCATTAAACGAAAAAGGAATTTTAAAATCTAATGATATTGATCTATTGAGACTTGCAGGACTTTTACATGACATTGGTCATGGGCCTTTCTCCCATCTTTTTGAGGAGGTTATTCAACAAAAAAAATTTTCCCATGAAGATTTTGGTAAAGAAATTATTTTAAAATCTGAAATTGGTGACATACTATCAAAAAATGGCTATGACAAAAAACTTGTTACAAAAATTGCATTTGGAGATTCAAAATT
Coding sequences within:
- a CDS encoding ABC1 kinase family protein, translated to MSNIRTIQVFYKLLPSILALRKDRRKWVKTEGKDTDLEKYRKNARKVLNTFISLGPVYIKLGQWLSSRADILPQPYLEELAKLQDSVPAAPFDLVKPIIENDIGPLDEKFESINQNPLSGASLGQVYRGRISGQEIVIKVKRPGIEKVVEEDLKVLKKILPIALRFVDPNLRFSARAMLSQFIETIHEEMDYTIESTNLKKIKQDMKKSNIAIPSVYDDYSSKNVLTMEYLPGIKITNIEALDEKGIDRHKLVIDVHKVFFTMLLRHSLFHADPHPGNISVTDDGKLILYDYGMVGRLDNDTRLRLIRLYLALVEKDPPRTVNAMADLGMLTPDFNRSVIEKGIELAVRAMHGKKPDEMEVQSLMELANKTMSKFPFVLPKNLALYMRMASIIEGIYKTHKVDFKFVKVLREILQEEHLIKDAYIEELKYSFQRFAKSIDATISIAPELKKFIDENRSIQLNTKPKSNVLLSGSILSSAIFVGSAVLYTTNESLGITGIIGSLIIMSIFTIFRKR
- the hsp14 gene encoding archaeal heat shock protein Hsp14 yields the protein MGLVKSMAKEMIKEIGNKSREFYEFVLPPVDMYLDNDKLTLIVDMPGFTKKDIKLSLDGNILSINASKEISEEKNHNIICNQRPNVIDKKIRLPIELRGENGVSSAKYDNGVLTITILVKKHGEDIHIE
- the tmk gene encoding dTMP kinase; translation: MIIVIEGGDQAGKKTQTALLTKALKQRKIKTTTFSFPDYKTPVGKEISQYLAGKRKFPPQVIHCLLAANRWEKLNEILEAQSKNSIVIMNRYYHSNLIYGLANGMKSKWLKNLDNGLPKSDLVILLDVTQRESFRRKKTNRDKFEKNEEFLRKISKIYRTIAKKEHWKIIDASKSKQEVHENILKAISQKIGL